In Telopea speciosissima isolate NSW1024214 ecotype Mountain lineage chromosome 10, Tspe_v1, whole genome shotgun sequence, the DNA window CTCTGTTTTGAAACGTTAGAATAAACATTGCTTAAGCCTTAAAGAGAGTACTATAGAGATGGCATTTTGGATCAGGGAAGATAtggagaaaaggggggggggggggggacccaaAACTCTTTACAGAGAAACCAATCTGCCAATGAACACTCGAATCTAGCTGGAATCTTAGGTTTGCTGAGTTGCAGTCCTAGGATTTGTTGTATTGGAGAGTTGTtactttctcttttgttcttttcaCAAACATGACATGTTCAAGTAGTTCAAAATATGTTTAAGATAGAACAGGCTTTGGTTATTATATGTTTGCTTTGCCAATATTTGCACATCTGACCAAGGTTATAAGTATAGGTATCGGTTTTGCGATATTGATAGTTTCGGCCGATACAACGATACAATATccatacttagaaccatgcatGTGACACGTATTTTATCAAGTAAATAATGAATATGTCACATTAAAGGAAGTAGCATTCAGGGCTAGGAAGTGGATTTTaacctagtccatcacatgatCAGGAATTCAAGATGAAATCTACTGAGTGAGTGACCAATACTTTGATCCAGGGGGTTTCAACAGCCATGGGCTGCAATCAGCAAGCCTGGGGCTACTTAATGATTGTGAGTGACCAATTAATCTTAAACCATCGTGGATTCTTGCAAGAGAAATGCAAGCTCATCTGTTACACGTGGGTCAACTACGATCATCTCATAGTGTTGTGATTATGATAGTTATAGAGATATAATAGTCTCACATCAGTTATCTAGGACCTTGGATATGTTTCAATATACCCTTGGGCCATCTCTACCTAATACCTTCAgattttgggttggaccccAAGTGGTGTTTCGTGGGCTATCATATTtcttttaacatggtatcaaagttaGGTTCGTTCATTGTCCTCCTTAAGATGTATATTCACATGTATGTTAAAGCTATACGTAAGAGAAAATATTGAGATATTAGAAGTTATAGAGGTATAATCTCACAGCGATTATAGAGGTCCTCCACGAAGAATCCATTTGTACTAAAAAAAGTAAATGTAGAGTGGTAGCCCCTTTAATATTGCTTTTTCTTGAACTTGATCTCAAAAGTGATTGACTAGGTTGGATGCAAGTAGACAAAATATCTTTGTCAATGGATTGTTATCCACTATTCATCCCTTTTTTAAACCTGTGATGCCAATAGTAAAGCATCAATATCCAGTCCTTATCAATGCCTTAACTAAGTCATACATATGTTCCCTTCAAGCCTTATCCACCAAGAAACCTGAAATATTCCAAGTAACTACCCCTTAAAATATGATGTAATCTCACTAATATTTGAACTTTTTTTATGTGAAGGTTCgtacatgaaattttttttaattttgactTTACGCGGCAAGAATGGAAATGATTTCTTCTACTTTGTCACACTGTTTCTACACTTGCATCCCACACAAGACTTCCTCTAATCACAGTTAAAGCATTTAGCAACTTAAAAACTTACTCTGTATCCAAAATAAAGTCAGTTATGCTAAACATAAAGCTTTTAATTAGAGTAACTTATATCTTAAAAAATTGAAGCTAATGCTTACTGAATGCCCTTTTTGGGAAGAAAAACTTGCAACTCCTGGGTATAAACCACATCTGCAAATGGATTTAAGACCATCTTTTTATGTTATATGATTAAGTAAAATACCAGAGAATTTCATAAAGATGAAAGAGACGTGTTTCTTCTCATCTTATCTCGAGGATGTAAAGCCTCCCCTTATGAGGTTTTGCAACAATGAATATGCAAAAAATACTGGATGATTAGATTGAATTAATGGAACTCTGGCCGATTTAATCAGAAAAATTATGTCATCTTTACTTATACATGGGTTGATTACTTGAttgatcttcttcctttcctttctttcaatCCATTGGCAAGGGTTTATATGAAAAGAGGTAAATCCTGTGGTAATTGATAGAAATTATAAATGGCATCAGTTAATGGTGGTGATCCATTGAAATTAGGaactatgaatttcaagggtttcattagattttatttttagggggggggggggggggagggttgggTTTGGTTGTGGTCTGTGGTTTGAATGTCATACTTTAACCCAGTTCTATTAATAACACAATCCATTACTTCCAAAAACCAGAGTATGGTATTGTACTTCATTGATGATTACACATTGTCCGATTCCTTTTCTATTTAAAGGGCACTCAGACCCAAAAAAATTCTACAAGTTAAATAGAATTTTTCACTAGTGATctacaaaaagaataaaaaataaaaatttaaaaagaatgcCAAAGAATTCCTCCAACAACTTATCTTCTCACACAAAAGAATTTGGCAGGGATTTTCCCTCATCTGAGATCAGATCTCGTGGTTGCTGTTTTTTCTCTCCGCAATATGCTTGGTGTTGACACCTTCGGGCTCAAGCCTGTTGAATTCCTAGGAGAGGAGTTAGCTCCAACACTTCTTGGAGACAAGTTTACTTGCTCCAAAACACGGAATTGAAGCTCTGAGGGGTAGTCCCTCACACAGCCAATACGGGGACCAGCTCCTGTTGTCCATTTGCAAGATAACTGCTTTCCCAATTGATAAGATTTCATTCCTTTATGTGAATTTATCCTCCGGAGGATTGATTCCTTGGAaactatttcttcttcattttcttcatgaTCTAAGTTCTGCTTAGGAACCATGTAATCTTGTTCTGTTCCTAATATTTTTGCTGTTTCATAACCACCCAATGGAGACTCGGCCGATAAATTGTTCTCACTTGTGACTGCACATGGATTGCTGCACTCTGGTCTCTCCAATAGATCATCCCTTCTTGGTATTTCAAGGTTAGTCAATTTTCTATGCAAGCAAAGAGACCTCTTTGACTCTGCTTCACTTGTTGTATCTTGTTCCATTGGATCAGTTTTCTCTTGTTCCAAATCTTCATCCATTATGTCTTCTGTCTCCAAGTAAGTCGCCTTTTGGGTCAAGTCCTCCTCGGATGTATTGCTTCTAAGAACTACACTATTATGTTTGCTCAAAGATTCTTCTTCATCAGGACTTTTCTGAAATAGAACCGAAAATAGAGGTAATCAGTGCCTGCCTAATTGTTTTTCCTTTCCCTATTGGGGATGATATCTTAAATATTATTGAAAGCCAGGTTAGATTGTTTTACCTTCACGTTGGAGAGATCCACTTTATGCTCCTCAAGGAATGCCACAAAttcctcaaaattttcttctgttggTCTATAATGCCCACTGTGAGGCCACACAGCCTGAGAGAAATTCAAATAGACACTTATTTTAACAACATATCATTGTGGAAACCAAAACAAAGAAGATATACAATCTAATTGAGATATTGGGCATTTCTTTTATACCTTTAGTACACCATTATCTACAACCAATCTTCCTGCTGCAGAAGTGGCTCCTCCAGCCAAGAAACTTGAATGTTGAAACCGGCCTTTTGTCTTCTGGCCGACATACAAGGTCTTTGATGTGCTGAGGACAAAGATCCATTTAGCATCCTTAGGTCCTTCAGTAGTGTCAAGGAGCTTCTCAGTCTGTTTGTAGAAAAATTTTCCATCCTCCACCACAACTTCATAAGCATTTCTTTCTGTCTGCACGACAAACATATATTCGTTAGTAAGAAGATCCATTTGATTTAGGGAAAGAGCAAATGAAATGCTGAGAAGGAAGGCTTACCGGACCGAGATACTTGATGCACTGTTGTTGAAGCTTTGATCGAGGGCATCTGTCCACAAGATTGACCTCCTTCCCTTCCCCTATATCAAGCCTGCGTTTATTAAGTTTCCAAATGATTATTTCTGAATCTCAGAACATAATTTAAACAATTCTTGTTTTTCAAGTGAATCATATTTCGAAAattaccagtagaagaagggtTGTCTACTCTCACAGTTGAGCCATTTAACATAATAGAAGTGAAGATTATGTCCATAACGATGCCTTGGATCAATCTGTCAAGAAGAATAATATCAACATTAATGAATCTCCATGCTCAAAACCTAAATTTGGATTATTCTTTAAAATCCAGGACTTACTGCCTCAAGCCAATGCTGTAAAGCAAGTTTCCGAGCCTTAACATCCTTGGATAAACCTTTCCCCACCTGCAAAAGAAGAGCAAACCTCTGGTTcagataaaatttaaatagtATCTATAAATAGAATCATATATAGATTCTACTGGAACTTACCTTGGCAACTCGGGTTCTCGCTCTTGACCATCGTGAAATTGCAGTCTCCTGTCTGTCAATGTCGAAGAATGAAATAGAAGTTCGCTTGAGCTCGGCAAAGTCTAACAACTCCCACCATTGTCGCTCCACAAGAACCGCGCAGTCTGCGAGCTTtcttctggttctgaagctttTGTATACTTTCTGCAACTTCAGTGCTGCTTCATGCTTGGGGCTGCCTGAATCCAACGTGGGTGTGTTGGGGATCTTCTCAATATTTGTTGCTGGAAATGGGTTGGCGATCTCTCTGCTCTTAAAGCTGCTGGATCTAAGAATCACTTCATTCTCGTCTTTTATTAGGATCATGGATTCCTTATCTAAGGTAGATGGCTTTAGTGACATCATGGTTTCCTTATCTAACGAAGGCGGGTTTAGTGAGATCATGGttttcatttttggcattttaaaGCTAACCGATCCTTCTAAAAGCATTTTTCCAGAGCGCAGGGATTTCAGTATTGTGGGTTCTGAATTTCGACCATTGAAACTGACTGATCTTAGTGTTGTGCTAACGTTGTCACCGTCGAAACTGATGGATCTCACAATCATAGCTTCGAATCCATCGTTCAAATCATCAGAATCAGAAAAAGGGCAGGAAAAAGATATCCCCATTTACCTTAACAAGAGGGATATCTTATTGAAATCCTGTCAGGTGAAGGACCAGATCTTCTTCCCTGTTaaggcaaaaacaaaaaaaacaaatcttaaCAACTTTCTAGTGCCTAAAGCCATTAAAGAGGAAACAATTCATCTAAAGCTTGTTTTTATTAAACTACTATTTGCCTTATATAACTCCAAATTAAATGCTACAAACCCAAACCGatcaaagaaaacccattttgAGTATATTTTTAAAAACAGTCCCAAATGATCAACAAAAGGGAATACCCACCATATTCATACAAcccaaattgaaaagaaaaccaGCAAAACCCACTCGCATATTCTCTTATTTCCTCCAACTAACTCCATCAAAAATCTTAATAAGCAAACCAAGAGTTACCCAATGATAGATATGAAAAGAACCCGCTAAACCATGAAAAATGTAGGTCTCAATAATTTACCTGGAATCTGTAGCTTGACACGCAGAAACGAGTTATCTTTCTGTTTTCGGGGGTAATGAGGAGTTTTGGAAGGGGATACTGTAGAAAGAAAAATACTTGGAtacagagaagagaaagaagaaaacccaaatgaGGAGATGGAGACTAGTGGATATTTATCAATGGAGTGGAGCCCGAATATAAGGGGTTGGTTTGGATATTACAGAGTGGCTTCCAGAGCTGAAGcttgctttgatttttcaaacctaaaataaACGTTGCCTCATTCggcttatcttcttctcttattattTAAATAGAATAATAAGAGGATACAGAGTACAGACTAACAAGTAACAATAGGTCaattaccctaaaaaaaaaaaaaatttaacaataataataacaataggTCGACTGTTTGCACCCACGTGTTCTTGACTCCAGTACTGGAGGgccatctattttttttttttttttttttttgtaaatggcCCCATCTAATTCACAACAATCTAACATTTGATTAAGCTTAATCAAtaaatccaaccaaaaaaaagaggtgtGTGTAGGGTGGGGGGGGGTATCTGAGTCCGGATCCTCCACTCATGTTGGCaataaatacatttaaaaaatttttttttttttagggataaGGGACTCTATCCGTGAGTATAGTTCCTACTCAAAGACTCAGTTCTCCTtgaaatgatcgccttacccccatgAAAGCAGAAATCCTACCCCAATTGATGCTTTCACATGCGTTTCTATTTGCTATCACAGTGCCACATGAACCGCACTCTTGGACAGAAAACTCCTGATATAAACACTTTTTATTTCCTCTATTATCtttgatatttattttattctacAATGCTCCTTCCTCACCACTGCAATTACAACTTTACCCAAATGTTAATAATCAATTTCTTAGCTATTTGAATAGATGTCCATGACTTACTGGAACATAATTGTGTTCTTAACACGTTTTGATTCTTTAAATTATTATTACTTACGGACAATGTTTGGGATTTGTGTCTATCTTTTTAtactcacatgaaatgatctcgTTGCCCTCCTGTGTAAGATCTCATTTTATTGTACCTCATTGGTGTACTCCTTAATACTGCAAAAGCTTGCTGAGAGAACTCTCTCCCTATCACTTATTAGGAACTTGTTGTGGtcatttattattgttgtttttaATTTGGAACACAATCATTGGAAAAAAGCTTTTAAAGGAGTTGAAGGGAAATGCATTTAAGGGAGGGTTCATTAGAGGGTATCTATTATGCCTATCCTTGCATCCTACATTTTGTAGGAGCTAACCTCTTctatttttacccaaaaaaaaacctcttctatttaaaggaaaactcaatccatCTTGTTGTCATTgatttcttaatttatttatttacatttgtGTTTCGCCTTGACTTCAAGTTTAATAATAAacacacttttaaaaaaaaaattctcaatcaCCTAATACACATAAATTGAATTgatgtataattttttttaaatattagttTGTAGGGCAAGATATTgttgcttggtcgtgtagcccctacaccaacacgagggccaatgagaatgctCACAGGGACATCAACATGGATAGGATTATTGATTTCAAGAGGGGTTGGGTGATAATTTTGCATGCTTTCGTGtttagggaggggggggggggggaagagagatatagacacaatGGGTGCTATTTTACAATACACCGGCGGTGTACCTAATCTTTAAGGAACAAGAACACTAACTAGTCGCGTGGTTCTTACACGTAGACACAGGGCCACCCGAAATTACTGCTCAGCCCCAGTGAACTAAAAAATCCGATTCACTTAAATGCTTTAGAACGCACACTTGTTGGCCCCACACTAGTACAAGAACTACATGACTGGTTAGTGTTCTCTTCCCATTTCCTTTAATTATATAGCTGTAAAGTTTTTCTATCACTATTTCAATGCTTAAACTACTAGTATAACCAAATCAAATGTATCTGTTATTTCTTGGCTATGAATTTACTATATCTGAGTGTATCATTTATTCTTAGTGTTATTCAAAATGCAAACATACACAAAATTTACCCATTTCCACGTTGGGAGTTGAAGGGGGGAGAAGTTGTTCCACAACCATAATTCTATCCAAATAGCATCTTGAGACATAGCAAAGGACGCTTCATCCCAATGGTACAAAAACAAACATCCTTTTTATGGCTTCCAtctaataaaattcttcttctttatgatCCTATAATCAATGACTTAAAGAGATATGTTTCATATTTTCATATCAATTGTATTAATCTAAATTTTACATGGTTAATCTAAATTTAGGCTACAAATTTTCTATCATGCGTCCAGGCTTGGGAGAGAAATCCAAATGCTCTAAATTAAGAAGTGTTTTTTTAGAGaaggcattttttttctttttctaattcaCTTAAAGCTCCACAATTAATGGTTCCTTAATattcttcattttttactaATAACTAGACTtgtaagatattttttttggttgacaaGAAATAGGAAAATTTAGCGAATTCTTAAGTAAGTTACTCTTATCACCATATTTAGTATAAATTTATTAGTATACAAGAATTAAAGCATTTTAATTACATAATTAATCATTTTATGCTTATGTAGAACCCTGCAATCAAAATGAATAATGTCAATCACTCGTTTGCAGTTGGTGGTATCCCTTGTCTCTAGGTAGTAGGTCCCAAGAGGTTATGAGATCGATTCCACTACTTAATCAATAACGATTGAGAGTAAATTTATAATGGGAATgtttgaatgacacctctataggtgtatttat includes these proteins:
- the LOC122641428 gene encoding IQ domain-containing protein IQM2-like, with translation MGISFSCPFSDSDDLNDGFEAMIVRSISFDGDNVSTTLRSVSFNGRNSEPTILKSLRSGKMLLEGSVSFKMPKMKTMISLNPPSLDKETMMSLKPSTLDKESMILIKDENEVILRSSSFKSREIANPFPATNIEKIPNTPTLDSGSPKHEAALKLQKVYKSFRTRRKLADCAVLVERQWWELLDFAELKRTSISFFDIDRQETAISRWSRARTRVAKVGKGLSKDVKARKLALQHWLEAIDPRHRYGHNLHFYYVKWLNCESRQPFFYWLDIGEGKEVNLVDRCPRSKLQQQCIKYLGPTERNAYEVVVEDGKFFYKQTEKLLDTTEGPKDAKWIFVLSTSKTLYVGQKTKGRFQHSSFLAGGATSAAGRLVVDNGVLKAVWPHSGHYRPTEENFEEFVAFLEEHKVDLSNVKKSPDEEESLSKHNSVVLRSNTSEEDLTQKATYLETEDIMDEDLEQEKTDPMEQDTTSEAESKRSLCLHRKLTNLEIPRRDDLLERPECSNPCAVTSENNLSAESPLGGYETAKILGTEQDYMVPKQNLDHEENEEEIVSKESILRRINSHKGMKSYQLGKQLSCKWTTGAGPRIGCVRDYPSELQFRVLEQVNLSPRSVGANSSPRNSTGLSPKVSTPSILRREKTATTRSDLR